GCTAGAGAACGTTAGCTACCTAGCATTCTATCACGAACAGCACAGCAACAGCATGTTAAATGTTTAAGCAGGCGTGACAATCAGACATTTTGGAAATACATCACTGTAAGCATGTACATAATTGATATGAAATGGGAGGATTTAGAAGACTTGTTTAACTGCTCATTTGTCTCATTCTTGCAGGAAAACATCCAATTGTATCCTTTGTTTTTTGTTGTAATGTAGAATCTGCATCAGCTGCATTTAATAGCTAGTTAACGTCAGCTATTTCATTAGCTACTGTGACAGCTAACGTTAGTCTGCATCTTtaatccttatatagtgcactacttctgaccagagccctatgggtaccGATTTGGGACATAACGTTAGGGTTTAGGCTGCTTCACACTCCTATGGAAGCTCTAGTCTAGAGCAGGGGTTCTCAAACGTTTCTCATAACCCGAGTGACATCAAAATAAAATTCAATGAGTTATACAATGACGTCGGCAGTGCATGGCTGGCTGATCCAAGTCTCGGGCTCTGGGAAGAAACATTTTTAAAGCCCACCACTTGGctaatatcctgcaattctacacagtaAGCCATGAGGCAGCGAGAAAACGTAGCAGTTTTAAAGCTGgagtccttaattgaaacaataacaaagcggacACCCCCGCCtccgttttggtaaaaagctgagggattgtcctggagaaatgtaaccagtgttttgaggctatacagtgtttgtttacattgatattgtttacaaacagagtatttttttttaaaaggagaaattttaggttctgatggggtacaacagttgaagcATTTCTAAGTTTTATTCTTCAAGATTCGATTAGTATATCATGGTATTCCATACCAGAAATGCATTTAGCAACTAAGGATTACATttttaaattacagtgcatttattctcaactagtctaaagaaggccagttttattgcttaaatcagcacaacagttttcagctgtgctaacataattgcaaaagggttttctaatgatcaattagccttttaaaatgctaaacttggattagctaacacaacatgccattggaacacaggagtgatggttgctgataatgggcctctgtacgcctatgtagatattacattttaaaaaaatcagccgtttccagctataatagtaatttacaaagattaacaatgtctacactgtatttcggatcaatttgatgttattttaatggacaaaaaaaggcgtttttctttcaaaaacaaggacatttctaagtgaccctaaacttttgaacagtagtgtatatctttttattttttatcatgcCCTTGCAGTACCTCTGCATCCCCCACTTTGAGAACTACTAGTCTGGAGAGcacagtaaacatttgcttagGAGTATTTTTAAACTCTCCATGGTTAAgtaggaagacatggatgtcatTGTTGTAAAAAAAACTGTGCGTGTGCTTGGTTTATCATCATCCTAAATTTAAGTATTgaattattttattgtatttttttatttgactttATTACAATTTCCCCAAGGTTTGTGTTACTACATTACACAAGCTCACATTTTCAACACGTAACATTTTGTTGAGATACAAGATCCTTTTTTCTTCAGATTGGTGATGCTAAATATAAAAGTTCACTCTCATCACGAATAGATTTAAATCGATTGCTTTAAACAGATTAATATATGTGGGTTGGTACCATTCATTTTGTTATATGCGTCTGTATGTTGCAGGACTTAGAACACTTATCatttttaaaggtccaatgcagcccttttaatctcaatatcaaatcagtTCTGGGTAACAGATAAGTACCTTActctgattgttttcaattaaaattgtaatCTCCCTCCTGACATTCTAGAATTTTGATGACTGTCTTCAACAAATTCTCTTCTTGCCAATGATGTGAAAATTATTCTCAGATTCCGTGTGGCCTAAAAAAATGAACAATTCCATTATGCTTACCGTGTTgtcgacccacttgaatcaaaatgcaacacttcagaATGTAGCTAGGTgtcttctacaaattgtcctgtaaccagtgatgtacacattattcccagattccgtgtggtttttgagctgttagttttaacaggacgtgcaacctcatctccccccTCTAAAACTATTGATTTCAACGTGATAATCGATAGGAGGGACTGACAAGTGTTGCGTTTCTTTCTGTTGGTGTCCCCCGTATCAAAATGCAAcattccaaaatgtagctgactgtcttctgcaggttgttctCTAACCAGTGAGTAAAACGATGTGGTTTTTACATTATTCCCCCCCCCTAATCGATATGAGTGATTTATTGTTAAAACAACAGGGTGCTGTTTCTAAGGTGCtcatttaaaaaatacaagtaatatgattagtATTGTTACACATTTATGTGTAGacagcacattttatgtttaggttttcaacatattacaaactgtttctgcatgttggttattgatttggacacgttaactGTGTTTTTACATTGAGCTATTGATCTAAATGTTTTGTCAACAGCGACAGCATCATTTTCAACTTAAGTTTTAGGAATCTAAATTGAACTTTCAACATTTTAATTTCCAATGGTATTGGACTTACTCAGGGGAAAACTGCTCAGTGGGTCCAAAAATGTGCTGTGATTTATTTTTGATGATATAGGCTACCAGAAATCACCAAAATGGGTTTGCCCTGCCTACTCATATCATAGATCCTTGGTTATATCATCTGCCAGTGGGCTACCATTTGCAAGTCTTAGATATGACCTTAACGACACATCTCAGTTGTCCTCCACACCACTGCAGGTCCTGTTCTACCTCAACAGATGGTATTTTGCTGCCTACTTCCTTGCTGAGGGTCTGATGTTTGTTTACAAAGGTTTGTAGTCTACTCAAATGGTCACACAAGAGACATTAAACTAATGTTTAATCAATCACTCACTGCCTGATGTTTTGCAAACCCAGTGTCAAGGCTAAAAGCTAAATGATTGATTTGTAAATATGCCTTTGTATTTCCACAGGATTGTTGTTACCATACCCACCAGCTAGTCTCACGCTGGACGTTGGGCTACTCCTTGTTTTCCTTGGCTTGGAGTCCCTCCGAATATTttacggtttgtgttttgttaaGCTGTATTCTGGGCTACAGGTATGTCTCTGCATCATCACATGGTGTAGAATAATACATGTGTTCATTAAAGCAAGAATATTCACATTATGTAGCCTACATTGTGTGCTTATTACTTGTCATATTTATTGCCATAATGGCATCTGATAGTTCTATTTGGCACCTACTGTAGGACTATGCTATATATCCTTCCTTATGATCATGTGCTAATGGGTTTTTTCCGTCCACACTTGTTCCAGGTTGGAAGGGGAACTTAACAGAGCGTTCTCTGGCCATGTCAGTGAGTTTGCTGGTCCTGGTGCCGTGCACAGTGCTGTCTGTATACTACCTGATGCTGCAGACCTTCGTCCTGCGCCTGGAGTTCATCCTTAATGCTGTGTTGCTCTGCTTCTACAGTCTGGAGATGCTGCTGGGAATCATGTCCATATCTGCTTTCTCCAGGTAGGAGAAACATGACATAAACTGGTACCCAGGCTTTCTCCAGCAAGAATAAACATGACATGACATAGCCTGGTTACCAGTCTCTTTCTCCAGGTAGGAGAAACATGACATAGCCTGGTTACCAGTCTCTTTCTCCAGTAGGAGAAACATGACATGACATAGCCTGGTTACCAGTCTCTTTCTCCAGGTAGGAGAAACATgacatagcctgggtaccagtctctttCTCCAGTAGGAGAAACATGACATGACATAGCCTGGTTACCAGTCTCTTTCTCCAGGTAGGAGAAACATGACATAGCCTGGTTACCAGTCTCTTTCTCCAGTAGGAGAAACATGACATGACATAGCCTGGTTACCAATCTCTTTCTTTTGGTAGGTTGGGTACCAGTCTCTTTCTCCAGGTAGGAGAAACATGACATAGCCTGGTTACCAGTCTCTTTCTCCAGTAGGAGAAACATGACATGGCAtatcctgggtaccagtctgtttatactctcttgccaactccttatggaaTTTACATTTAAAGGGTTGCAAGAGAGCAGAAAAAAAACGGGTACCCAGGCTAGGCATGACATGTTTCTCCTACTGGAGAAAGacactggcacccaggctaggcATGACATGCCTGGGTAGATTCCTTGGTTTTAGGCCTCATTGATTATTGATCAATGAATGTGTTATGCTTTGCGCTTTAGCTGTGACCTTGCATAATGTTTCACTGTAAAGGTCCTATATCAGTGATGCTGGATGTGACCTTGCATAATGTTTCACTGTAAAGGTCCTATATCAGTGATGCTGGATGTGACCTTGcgtagcatttcactgtaaaggtccTATATCAGTGATGCTGGATGTGACCTTGCATAATGTTTCACTGTAAAGGTCCTATATCAGTGATGCTGGATGTGACCTTGCGTAGTGTTTCACTGTAAAGGTGATGCTGGATGTGATGCTGGATGTGACCTTGCATAATGTTTCACTGTAAAGGTCCTATATCAGTGATGCTGGATGTGACCTTGCGTAGCGTTTCACTGTAAAGGTCCTATATCAGTGATGTTGGATGTGACCTTGCATAATGTTTCACTGTAAAGGTCCTATATCAGTGATGCTGGATGTGACCTTGCATAACGTTTCACTGTAAAGGTCCTATATCAGTGATGCTGGATGTGACCTTGCATAACGTTTCACTGTAAAGGTCCTATATCAGTGATGCTGGATGTGACCTTGCGTAGTGTTTCACTGTAAAGGTGATGCTGGATGTGACCTTGCATAATGTTTCACTGTAAAGGGCCTATATCAGTGATGCTGGATGTGACCTTGCGTAGCGTTTCACTGTAAAGGTCCTATATCAGTGATGTTGGATGTGACCTTGCATAATGTTTCACTGTAAAGGTCCTATAACAGTGATGCTGGATGTGACCTTGCATAACGTTTCACTGTAAAGGTCCTATATCAGTGATGCTGGATGTGACCTTGCATAACGTTTCACTGTAAAGGTCCTATATCAGTGATGCTGGATGTGACCTTGCATAACGTTTCACTGTAAAGGTCCTATATCAGTGATGCTGGATGTGACCTTGCATAACGTTTCACTGTAAAGGTCCTATATCAGTGATGCTGGATGTGACCTTGCATAACGTTTCACTGTAAAGGTCCTATATCAGTGATGCTGGATGTGACCTTGCATAACGTTTCACTGTAAAGGTCCTATAACAGTGATGCTGGATGTGACCTTGCATAACGTTTCACTGTAAAGGTCCTATATCAGTGATGCTGGATGTGACCTTGCATAACGTTTCACTGTAAAGGTCCTATAACAGTGATGCTGGATGTGACCTTGCATAACGTTTCACTGTAAAGGTCCTATATCAGTGATGCTGGATGTGACCTGATCTGCTCAGTGTTTCATTCTCATCAGTTTTTCCTCCATTTTGCCTGTCAGGTCAAAGGTGTACTAAGGAAGACGAATGCTGTAATGTTCCACATCGTTTCAAGAGGAATGAAGAAAGGGTTTTCACCAGGATTGTTATGTGAACATATTTAAATCCCACATGTTGTATTTTTTCTGTTTTTATATTGACTGTTAATAAccgaatatttatatttttgtaacgATGAAATGTcatctattttttatttatttttacctgtttttgtATCAACTGTCAATCTTGTATGGTACTAGCAACACTAATGGAATTGTCTTATGAGGTTATTCCATCTGCTGTGCCTGATGATGGAATGTATTTGTACGATTTTGCTGATGTTGATTCAGAGCACTATATTTCATTATTTACTTTAATAAATACAATtcctcattcattcattcaccaGAGGACTTTTTTCCTTGAGTAATTTATATTCCTGATTTGCTGAATCCCCCCAGCAGCCTGTGGTTAAACCCAGATCCTAATTGCATAGAACAGGGATATTGACCAAATATGTGATGTTGAGCATTCTGAAGCAACGTTGATACATTTTTATCGGTCTCTCTAGAGATGggcagttattattattattattattattattattacatttaacAGTTGAAGACATTTAATAAAACGTTTATCCCTAATTACAATGCACAATCAATCTGATGGGGTGGAGCTTTTATGTTCATCAGCAAATGTAGACGAATACGAAATGAGGATGCATGCGCAATAAACCCTGGATGGGGGGGCACCGGGGGGCACGGGGGGCACCGGGGCAGGCTATGCTGTCAGCGAAAGGATCCAGTGTGCCTGAATAGCGGTAGCAGTCATCCATCCCATATAGACATAAAATGCTATTTATTTCTAAGGCGTATCAGCGGACTTGCCAGTTGTTGTTAGAAGTAGCCTAGTTATTTTCTTTCTATAATAGGATATTATACAGGACAAGATATTAGTTTAGTTATCGGCCGGGGTGAATAATGCTACAGTCTTCATCATCCGGGCTGGTGCAGATGGAGGGATTTGGGGAAGAGGCGAGGGATACGCAGAAAATTCAGGTAATAGATGCTTTTCTGTTACATGTATTTTAGACCTTTTTTTCAAAGATTACAGAAGTAGCATAGTAGACAGAACGAGATCAAGGTGACACGTTCTTATTTTTCCATGCAAATGTTTGTGCCGGCCGGCTTCTTCGTTGTACGTAAACTATGCTGAGGGAAATCAAAAGGGCCGACCCCTCCCAAAATCTCGCTGTTCTAGGAAAACCCGGTGTCGGCAAGATTTGGTAGCTAGATTTGTTTGAGATCCTTAGCTGGACACACTAAAATTATGATTGGATCTCAGTTGAACAAACCAGATTAGATGCTTGGTAATTGGGAGCATCACATTATATTTTCTAGGTCATTTTATCACCGTGATTTTTTATATTTCTATACTACCTAATTTGTTGTTTCTACAAATGCAATCCTATGCACTGTAAATTAATTACATCAGGCATTGACTAAAAGGTCCCACTAAGTAGACTTATCCTAATTCTTATTTAAACCTTAGCATTTCTTTAAATATCAATAAAGACAATTTTAATTCAAGCATGATTACACAATGGGCTATTTAAAACAGGGGTGATACTActgtacaaataataataataaaagtatCAAATCTTTGGGCCACATGCTTTAACAGTATGCTAGTCAACACCATTTCTGATCAGAACATCCCTGGCAGAGCTAGGGGCCTGGCAGAGCTAGGGGCCTGGCAGAGCTAGGGGCCTGGCAGAAATACACAGATGGTAGGTATGAGCTTCCTGTGGCTGTTACAGAATAATTGGTAAGAAAATGGAAAATATAAGTCTATCCTACCTTAACTGATAATGACCCAATATAGGCTACATcaagggcgcaactttggttttagaagtggggggagacattttttttgtgtaaaaaaattctGG
The sequence above is drawn from the Salmo salar chromosome ssa05, Ssal_v3.1, whole genome shotgun sequence genome and encodes:
- the LOC106604173 gene encoding transmembrane protein 216; this translates as MAVSGKHPILSSTPLQVLFYLNRWYFAAYFLAEGLMFVYKGLLLPYPPASLTLDVGLLLVFLGLESLRIFYGWKGNLTERSLAMSVSLLVLVPCTVLSVYYLMLQTFVLRLEFILNAVLLCFYSLEMLLGIMSISAFSRSKVY